In the genome of Odocoileus virginianus isolate 20LAN1187 ecotype Illinois chromosome 17, Ovbor_1.2, whole genome shotgun sequence, the window ACTTACAAAACTTTTCTAAACAATTTTAGTCAATTCTGAATTATCAGCAATAATGGGGAAGGGGAAACTTCAAGGGATAAAAATATCTTCCAAAAGAACAGAATATACAAAatgcatttttgtttaatttgcaAAGCATTTTAACTCTTAACGTTTATGTAGCAATGCATAACACTTTCAAACAAATAACCTatagaacattcagttcagtttagtcgctcagtcatgtctgactctttgcgaccccatggacagcagacgccaggcttccctgtccatcaccaactcattagGTGTTTTAATTAAAGCTGTCGCTAACCAGCCAGATTTTACATTGAGATACAAGTTTGTATGTCTGTGTTAAGCACCCAGTCTGAATCCTTGTTTTTCCCTAGACTTAAATTCTCCGACTTTTAAATTTTAGGTGATGGTGTACCTAAAGTCTTTCTGGTAAAATTAAGATGcaagttctcttttctttgctaGTCAGCACATACTAAACTTTAAGCCATATTTGATGATCAAGAACACTCTGATAAAAAGTGCCAAGTAGAATATCAAGAAAGGATTTAATAAATATCAAATCACAGATAACTGTCCTTCCCAGtctttttaataaactgaaagATTTGAATGAGCCCCAACTGAGATTACAAATAACACAGAATTGACTGCAGATATAAATGATACATCAATTGAGAAGAATGCACTGTttcaaatggaataaataaacaggaaaaaccaACATAAAACAGCTATTGATATCTGGGTTAAATAAAATTGTCCACTATTGTTGTCCCCAGGTTTCAATACAAAGGTTAATACAAAATGGTTCGGGTGAAAAAAAAGTAGGTTTTCAAAGAGAACTACGGATATCCAATCCAATTTTCTCAACTGATACTAAACACACAAGAcaagggggggagggggaaatggaacACTGTTGGTACAGGTCAGAAAGTTTCTGACAGATGAAATGATGCTTTGAGCAGTTGTGGATTTGGGAATAGATTTACCTACCGACGGTTTGCTGttctcatcctcctcctcttcataACCATCTTCATCAACCCCAAGGCGAGAAAAGTCATCCTCTCCATAGGCTTCGGATACCAATCCGCCTTTCTCCTcttaaacagaagagaaaaataaggtgAATGACTggggaaaagaatggagaaaaacatGAGTAATTTGAGTGGCCAGGACTATCTCTGAAGAGACAAGGAAAACCTAAATCTCATGTAAATGACCACTGGCCCAGATTCAGTTTTGGGGAAGACTATAAAATTTAATGTATGAATTCAttaaaagaacaggaaagaaagccaagtaatattaaatttcatttttaatgcttcCAATCCACCTATTACGCCAACTCTTTTCTCTGAACCGTTACATCACGTTGTTTAAGCCCCTCTTTTGATCTGCCTCTGTCTACTTTGTATAATAGGCACCAATGAACTAGTCTTCTCATACAAGACGAGGACTCTGTCATCCTCATTTTTGTGAGTCCTCCCCTAGGAACTGGACCTTAAAACAGGGGTGCCTTGAGAGGTTCCCAATCATATCTACCTgagaaacaaaatcaacaaaatgtttaaaacaaaaacaacaaaaccccccAAACAATGTAAATTACTGGGAAACCAGCAGGGAACTTCCAGACAGGCCAAGACCACTTGCACTGAGACGCTAACTTAGTCCAAGCCCCTCCATCACTTCccgatgaggaaaccaaggctcaaatATGTTGAGTAACTTGCTGCCTCTCTTCACTCCCATATAAATCTGTTCCCACTTCTTACTACTGTTATTCTCAACCTGAGTACGGCAACAAAACATTGATGGGCTTTAAACAAGTCACAAAGTAACGGAATCACCAAGAAGCCTTGGAAGGATCACAAATGCTCAGGTCCTtccccagatctactgaattaAGACTCTCTCGCGGTGGAGACCGGAGGTACAAAGCTCCAAGATATGTCTAGGGCATATTACTAATTAAAAGGTTCGCTCTTCCCCACAAACAAGCCCGGAGAAAACAGGGAGTGGTTCAGTAGCCTTGGATCCTCTCTCCACTTTGTCCATCCTTCTGCCCAGCACGGAGACTTTCAGTAAATTACGGAAGGATAATCGAATTAACGGAAGGAGACGGTCCATTCGTGCTACAGAGCATATAACGCTCGGTCTAGCCCAGGACCCTGAGTGCCCTTTGGGGCTCCGGGGCCCGATACTTGGGGTACAATGACCATCTCTTTCCCTCCCGCCGGCTAGGGGAACAGTAACCTGATTCTCCCTTTTCAGTTCCCTTCTCGGGCCTCACCAGCCGCGCTGCCCGCCGTTTCAACTCCAGCCTCTCCGTCAGACTCGGGCTCTGAATCTTCCGCGTAAACTGCCAGAGACGACAGAACATTCTTCTTCCCCGCCATCTTATTTCCACAGCCCCGGGGTGGCTCACTTCTATGACTCCAAAGAGCCGACTTCCGCGCAGAAAGGCGACTTCTTCCGGATCCCAGGAGACCCCGCGCCCCTTCCAGACCGAGAACCAATCAAAACGGCCCTTTACACGCCTGGCTCCGCCCCTCGTGCCAACGCTTGCGAACGTCATCACTGCGCGACGGACACAAGCTTCTGTGGGATCTACCTGACACTGCTTTCCCATCAGTTTGGCTTTTCAGTTACCTGAGGCGTATGGGGGTCTTCGAGTAGTCCCCGAGGCAGCGGGCAGCAGCGGCCCGACAAGAGCCTTCGCTTCTTGGAGCCCACGGCCGGCTCTGATATCTTGGGGTTAAGAGAAGGAGGCTTTGGCtggggaagggagaaaagagCGGATCTGGTGCTGAGTAGAGGAAACGGGGAGAGCTGTCctccggggggtgggggagagggtggtgggaagaAGGGGTCAGGTCCCGGGGGGAAGAATGGTCGTCAGTGGCAGTGCTTATGGAGTAGAGGGTGGATCTTAGGGAAAAAATTCCATCTTCTCCAAACTGTTCCTAAGACATTTGTGTTTCTTCTCGTGATCTGATATCTAGCTCTGCGCTGTACCGTGGCCTGGGGATAGttagaagattttattttcactgagCATAAAAATGGAGATGTTAATTACTCAAGAATGTATTGCTCCAGGCTCTTCACCTGGAgctatattatttgaaaatagtgCATTGTTTGAGTATAATAAAGCAAATTTATactcagagagagaaataagcaGTCTTTTAAAAGTAGAACAGAGGTTTCTAGTTGGAACCATTATGATCATCACCTTTGCCTTAACCTTTGGCCACTGTTGGTAAAGATGAGTACCCACCCTTCCTCTCCTTTTGACCCTGAGCGTCGAGTCCGGAACACGTTGAAGAAGGTCTTTGGGTTTGACTCTTTTAAGACACCTTTGCAGGAGAGGGCAATCATGGCTGTAGTGAAAGGTAACGTCGCCTGACTACCTGTGTTTACATTTGTGCTGCTGCGGGGCACTTTCCTTCTGACCCTTCCTACCTCCCTGCCCTCAGGCCATATTTGGTTTTGGAGATGTAGATGTGTCACCCTAAACGTAGTTTTCTCAGCAGAACCACCCAACTGTTCTGGTTCTGATAGTTCACAGTCAGAGCTAAGGTTATCTTTGAAAACACTTTAtacttttccattctcttttgtttgttgtAGACAAcagggtgcgtgtgtgtgtgtggtggtggtgggggggtagTTGGCAGGAATAGTCTTAAGGCAGTCATCTTCCAGGTAATTTCCTTGTTGAAGATTGAGTGGCTTGGGTCCCAAATAGGGAAGGAGTAATAACATTATAAACCAGAGCCATGTTGAcagagggagaaggcagtggcaacccactccagtactcttgcctggaaaatcccatggacggaggagcctggtaggctgaggaccatggggtcgctaagagttggacacgactgagcatcttcactttcacttttcactttcatgcattggagaaggaaatggcaccccactccagtgttcttgcctggagaatcccagggatgggggagtgtggtgggctgccttctatggggtcgcacagagttggacacgactgaagcgacttagcagcagcagtggcagcatgTTGACAGATGGAGGTTGTCAAGAGGGGAGCAGGAGTATAATGTCAGTGACACTGtaacatttataaacaaaatcCCTCTTAAGTGATGTTGTATCCATGTCTACACAGATATGCTCATCCATCCAGAAGTATTCAGCTTTCGTTGAATCCTGATTCAACTCAGTTCAACCATCTGTGTCCCAGCAGACTCCTACTCCTTACCCTTGTAGTTGTTACCACTGCTGGAAATGATTGGCATGCATTGCTGAATCTCCCTGGATCACTCCTCTTTTCCTAGAAAGGATGGGAAGAGAATTGCAATTATATTGAGACCCTTCCATGGGCCAGACATTCTGCTAGGGGTTTTTCTTACATTATCCTTTAATTTTCAACAGCCTTGATGagaggaatatataaaaggcagGAGCATTGAGGTGTTGTCCTCTTGTCTTTTTGCAGGTGATAAggatgtgtttgtgtgcatgcccACAGGGGCAGGAAAGTCCCTCTGCTATCAGCTCCCTGCTCTGTTGGCTAAAGGCATCACCATCGTGGTCTCTCCTCTCATTGCTTTGATTCAGGTGAGGCTCGGGTGAATGAAGATGGCAGCCCAGAAAGTTtaggggacttttttttttagtagttggaaattttacttctcttttcattGGTCTTTTgcctcttgcttttctttgatttgtttttgtcCCTCTCTATTGGGTTTCTGAATTGCCTAAATGTGGGGTTCTCCACAAGTGCATATCACTCTGGTGGTTTATGATTGAGTCCTCTCTGTTCTGATGGCCTGAGGTTCTTACCTTCCTTTGTAACTTTTTGTCTGGGGGAACATGGAACTGTATTTGTATGTACCTAtacattcttatatatatatacacatgcactgTTGATGTTCTAGAAGATGCAGTGGGTAGAGAGATAAATTGATATGGGGGAATCCCTGGTATGTTCTGCTTGCTTCTGGTGGGCACACAGAtgtgagacagaaaaacagatgAGAAACCTGTTGGGATGTTGTTAACTGTACTTCTGGCTATATTTAAACCCTGCAGATGGGCTGGTAGAATCAGAAATGAGGAAGTGTGGCTGTGTGGGTAAGAGCCGTCTGccatgaagaaaaggagaaagagagcagGCAAGGCAGAGAACAGCAGTGACCATGCTTCATGAGTGTGCCCTAGTCTCAGGCTCTGTGCTCAGTGCCTGAGGGGTGTTAACTTACCTTTGAGGTGTAAAAGTTCACTTAATTCTTGCAGCAATTCTACTAGGTAGTTTTACTGTTTTTatagtaaagagaaagaaaatgagaaagttgaAAGTTCAAGGACCAGCTGAAGAGCATGTGGTAATTGAGCTTGAATTAAAGCCGTGCCTGCCTAGCTCCTCATTTCCATGGCTTCCTCGTCTGTACCTCTTTTATGCAAAGAGAAGACACgttggagggtgggaggaggataATTTATGCCTGTGAAACACCCTCAGGGAGTCACAGCGATGTTTACGGGTCCTGAGGGCCGCTTACTGTCTGCTCTGGACCTCTCCCCCTTCTGCCTTTAGGACCAGGTGGACCACTTGCTGGCTCTGAAGGTCCGAGTGGGTTCCCTGAACTCGAAGCTCTCGGTGCAGGAGAGGAAGGAGCTGCTCTCTGACCTAGAGCAGGAAAAGCCCCAGACGAAGCTTCTGTACATCACGCCGGAGATGGCGGCCTCCACCTCCTTCCAGCCCACCCTGAACTCCCTAGTATCCCGCCACCTGCTCTCCTACCTGGTGGTGGATGAAGCTCATTGTGTTTCCCAGTGGGGGCACGACTTCCGCCCTGACTACTTGCGTCTGGGAGCCCTGCGCTCCCGCCTGGCACACGCCCCGTGCGTGGCTCTGACCGCCACGGCCACCCCACAGGTCCGAGAGGATGTGTTTGCTGCCCTGCACCTGAAGCAGCCAGTTGCTACCTTCAAGACTCCCTGCTTCCGGGCCAACCTCTTCTATGACGTGCAGTTCAAGGAACTGCTTCCTGATCCTTACGGGAACCTGAGGGAATTCTGCCTGAAGGCTCTTGGGCAGAAGGCTGATAAAGGGGTGAGGGCACTGAGGTCAGGGTCGAAAGCCCGGTGGGATGCTAACCGCAGCATAAAGATAGATTCTCGTTTCTAAAAACTTTacttttttccagctttcttaGCCAGGACTAGCTGTAGCTACTTTTTTTAAGgggctgcactgtgtggcatgtaggatcttagttccctgagcagggatcgaacctgtgctccttgcagtggaagcccCAGCTATAGCTTCTTAAAACTCGAACACAAGAGTTTTGGTTTCCTGACACTGTTTCACTTACTGGGGTTCCTGTGTCCTGGACTCTTCTTCCTTTGCAGACCTTTCCGGGGCttgaggggaggaggcagagagttTGGACAGGTTGGGTTTTGAGCCAGTTTGGTCCCGCCTTGTTAGAAAGTGGCAGGGCTGTGTGAGGTGGTCTGCCTCAGAGGAGATCGTGAGGCTGAGAGAAGGAGCCACTTTTGAAGCGGCCGCAGTACGATGGGCT includes:
- the RECQL5 gene encoding ATP-dependent DNA helicase Q5 isoform X2, which codes for MSTHPSSPFDPERRVRNTLKKVFGFDSFKTPLQERAIMAVVKGDKDVFVCMPTGAGKSLCYQLPALLAKGITIVVSPLIALIQDQVDHLLALKVRVGSLNSKLSVQERKELLSDLEQEKPQTKLLYITPEMAASTSFQPTLNSLVSRHLLSYLVVDEAHCVSQWGHDFRPDYLRLGALRSRLAHAPCVALTATATPQVREDVFAALHLKQPVATFKTPCFRANLFYDVQFKELLPDPYGNLREFCLKALGQKADKGLSGCGIIYCRTREACEQLAIELSYRGVSAKAYHAGLKAPERTLVQNEWMEEKVPVIVATVSFGMGVDKANVRFVAHWNIAKSMAGYYQESGRAGRDGKPSWCRLYYSRSDRDQVSFLIRKEVAKLQEKRGNKASDKAAVLAFDALVAFCEESGVRWGCLHAPGPASRDRLHISPAASGAV